The window atgtttccaaccttgtattactacattaaaattattgttttaaacaaattttgggctttaaaaacaggttttgatttttggtttcattctatagttcagtattgcattgtaaaataataaaaaaaaataaagctgactacttcacggatttcacttttcgcgagggatcactgtactttAATTTCAGCCTGACGTTCTAAGAGCGGCCGCCAGGGGGCGGCGCCGCCCCGCTGTCGCTCACGTTTCCCAGCGGCGCTGCTGACCCGGAAGATAAACACATCCTGGCTCGTTTCCGGTAAGATGGCTGCTCCGGGAGCCGGGTCTCCGAGCCGGCTGGTCCAGTATGTCGTTGTGCGCACGgacctgctccaccagctctcttGGCCGCTCGGCGCTGTCATAACTCAGGCCTGCcacgccgccaccgccgccgtcCACCTCCACTACGGGGACCCGGACACTCAGCGGTACCTGGCGGAGCTCGACTCCATGCACAAGGTGGTTCTGGGGGTAAGCGAACGGGCCGCCAGCACTTCATATGGTAACACGGTACACGTGTTTCATCATTCCTGGTATTCTGCGTCCTACAAATGAATAATTTATAATTGTGATTCTCTCTTTAAGAAGAGGTTGAATTGCGTCACGGGTTGGATGTGATCAACACAATAAGGCCTGAATGTAGATGCTGAGAAACTCAGACAGCGAGTTCTGGATCGCAACTATCTATACGCAACCGTTGTGAAAGATTCTAAAGTATTTTCCCCCTCAATAAAAATGTTACAACTAAATGTAAGTAGAGACAATCAATAGATACAAACTGTTGGGCTCAGGTTCAGAACCTCCGTTTGGACCAACACAGGGCAGTGGAACATCCACACAAGATTACTAAAGAAATTACCAGTAAAGTTTAATCTCCCACCACAGATTAAAGTCTGGAGTCGTTGAGATCAGCTGGTACCAAACGGTTCCGTGTGTTTTTGGACTTTACGTGAGTCTTTAATGTGCACACGGGTGCATATAAATCAGGTTAATGTGGTAGAAGCAGGAGGATTTAAGTGAGTCAGAACATTTCCAGAACCGCAGCTCTTGCGGGGGGTTCTGGTTGGTggtgggtcagggtcagcatGAATCCTGCTTTCTTTTCCATCCCGTGGTTCcctgagtgtgtgagcgtcaCTGACCTGGAAAAGACGTGGCACCCGATCTCGATCCAGCAGAACATCTGTTCTGGTATTAGAGGTTGTGAGGCCTGAGAACATCAGGGACCCAGAGCTTGGtgagtggctccagcagatcCCAGGAACAGTTCCAGCTCCCGGGCCAGAACTCGAAGGAAGAGCTTTCTCATGTCTCATGGGTGGTGGGAGCTGGGCTGAGAAcagagggttcctggttcctggttccagcCCCAGCGTAGACagtggtagtagggggaggtgccggAACACCTTCAGGGCACTGCCCAGGGACCCtcgagcaaggtaccgaacccacaaatgctcgtACAGAGCGCTGCGATGAGTCCACTCATCCAGGGGGACCGACTGGACCGTCCCCGTGACCCCGGAAGGGATGAGGTGGTGAACCGGAGGAGCCGGGACAGTGATGTGTGACTGCTGTGTGTTCCAGGCCCCGGACGAGGCCGCCCTCTCCAGCCTGTCGGACGCTCTGACGCAGGCCGGCGTGGCCCACAAGCTGTGGATCGAGGAGCCGGAGCACATCCCCACCTGCCTGGCTCTGAAGCCGTGTCCAAAAGATtctgtccagcagctgctgcgcaaGTTTAAACTCTTCAAATGATTCTGGACCCTCAAGACTGAAGGAGACGTCccaaatgcagcatttttgcTAGCTTGGCCTCCATTTGTGCAGAAATGCAAAGCTAACGGGATCATGCGCTCCAGGGCGGTTTGTGTTCACATGTTAATAAAGTCTCGCGTCTTTTTGAAACAGAGCGACCACATTGTGTCTTATTACATCATCGGCCTCCACCCAAGAAGAAGAGGGTCCCCTGTCCTGCCTTCCTGTGGGATTAATCACATGACCAATCAGCTGATCTCAACCAGCGACAACATTGCAGCATATTATGGGTTGGGTCACATCAATA of the Takifugu flavidus isolate HTHZ2018 chromosome 19, ASM371156v2, whole genome shotgun sequence genome contains:
- the ptrhd1 gene encoding putative peptidyl-tRNA hydrolase PTRHD1, encoding MAAPGAGSPSRLVQYVVVRTDLLHQLSWPLGAVITQACHAATAAVHLHYGDPDTQRYLAELDSMHKVVLGAPDEAALSSLSDALTQAGVAHKLWIEEPEHIPTCLALKPCPKDSVQQLLRKFKLFK